Proteins encoded by one window of Mycolicibacterium cosmeticum:
- a CDS encoding metal-sensitive transcriptional regulator, with product MTHVDDADHCPASGSVNHGYITDKDKYLKRLKRIEGQARGISRMIEEERYCIDILTQADALTKALQSVALALLDDHLRHCVRDAATAGGAAADAKLTEASEAIARLVRS from the coding sequence ATGACTCACGTCGACGACGCTGACCACTGCCCCGCATCGGGTTCGGTGAACCACGGCTACATCACCGATAAAGACAAGTACCTCAAACGCTTGAAACGCATTGAGGGCCAAGCCCGCGGCATCAGCCGGATGATCGAGGAGGAACGCTACTGCATCGACATTCTCACTCAAGCTGACGCGTTGACCAAAGCCCTGCAGAGCGTCGCGCTGGCCCTGCTCGACGACCACCTCCGACACTGCGTTCGAGACGCCGCTACCGCCGGGGGAGCGGCCGCTGACGCCAAACTCACCGAAGCATCCGAAGCGATCGCCCGACTCGTGCGCTCATGA
- a CDS encoding spinster family MFS transporter yields MSTPQDTAPPTEAGHPPARAWTAVVVLALVGTLNYVDRFLPGVLAEPIKQDLALSDTAIGVINGFGFLVVYAVVGILIARVADRGAFGVVIAGCLTLWGSMTMLGGAVQSGLQLALTRVGVAIGEAGSTPAAHAYVARNFAPDERSAPLAVTTMAIPLASAASLLGGGLLAESMGWRGAFVTMGAISVLLAPVVLWVVGVRQSLPTPPPQSGDASLHWWHLLRKRSFLAMVAGTALVSAAGYSLTTFAPAFLMRTRGMSLGEVGIEYGLLTGLLGVLGLFIVGRIADRLAARDPRWLLWIVVILIAALLPASVLAFVVENRVWCVFLLALSYVIGIAYLAPSIAAIQRLVLPEHRATASAVFLFFNATLGAVGPFLTGVVSDSLAGALGTQSLGRALLILVPTMQLVAIGCYALGARRFRRDVIPES; encoded by the coding sequence ATGTCGACACCACAGGACACTGCGCCGCCCACCGAGGCAGGACATCCACCGGCGCGCGCCTGGACCGCGGTCGTGGTGCTCGCCCTCGTAGGCACCCTCAACTATGTCGATAGATTCCTGCCTGGCGTCCTGGCCGAGCCGATCAAGCAGGACCTCGCGCTGTCCGACACGGCCATCGGTGTCATCAACGGGTTCGGGTTCCTCGTCGTCTACGCCGTGGTGGGCATCCTGATCGCACGTGTCGCCGACCGCGGCGCCTTCGGTGTGGTGATCGCCGGCTGTCTGACGCTATGGGGTTCGATGACCATGCTCGGCGGTGCGGTCCAGTCCGGCCTGCAGCTCGCGCTGACGCGTGTCGGGGTGGCCATCGGCGAGGCGGGCAGCACACCGGCAGCGCACGCCTATGTGGCGCGCAACTTCGCCCCGGACGAGCGATCGGCGCCGCTGGCAGTTACCACGATGGCGATCCCGCTGGCCAGCGCCGCCAGCCTGCTCGGTGGCGGGCTACTCGCCGAAAGCATGGGCTGGCGGGGCGCTTTCGTGACCATGGGCGCCATCAGCGTACTTCTGGCCCCGGTGGTGCTGTGGGTTGTCGGGGTCCGCCAGAGCTTGCCGACTCCGCCACCGCAGAGCGGCGACGCATCGCTGCACTGGTGGCATCTTCTGCGCAAGCGCAGCTTTCTCGCGATGGTGGCTGGGACCGCACTGGTGTCTGCGGCGGGCTACTCGCTGACGACCTTTGCGCCCGCTTTTCTGATGCGTACCCGGGGGATGTCGCTGGGCGAAGTCGGTATCGAGTATGGCCTTCTCACAGGACTTCTCGGAGTTCTGGGGTTGTTCATCGTCGGCCGGATCGCCGACAGGTTGGCAGCCCGCGATCCGCGCTGGTTGCTCTGGATCGTCGTGATTCTGATCGCGGCACTGTTGCCGGCGTCGGTGCTGGCATTCGTTGTCGAGAACCGCGTGTGGTGCGTTTTCCTTCTGGCACTGTCCTATGTCATCGGCATCGCTTATCTGGCGCCATCCATCGCGGCGATACAGCGCTTGGTCCTTCCCGAACATCGCGCGACAGCATCGGCCGTGTTCTTGTTCTTCAACGCAACGCTGGGTGCGGTCGGACCTTTCCTGACCGGCGTGGTCAGCGATTCGCTGGCTGGTGCTTTGGGCACGCAATCACTGGGCCGCGCCCTGCTGATCCTCGTGCCGACCATGCAACTGGTGGCGATCGGCTGTTACGCCCTTGGCGCGCGCCGCTTCCGGCGTGACGTCATCCCGGAATC
- a CDS encoding YHS domain-containing protein: MSDSKNVTSSCCCSGSTPDLDTTVINPAATNLLDPATDRATCPVMPGTPVDKVAAEAAGLFRDYRGRRYWFCCKGCGPRFDRDPDKYASAA; the protein is encoded by the coding sequence ATGTCCGACAGCAAGAACGTGACGTCGAGCTGCTGCTGCAGCGGCTCAACACCAGACCTCGACACGACGGTCATCAATCCTGCGGCCACGAACCTCCTCGACCCCGCAACGGACCGGGCAACATGCCCGGTGATGCCCGGCACGCCGGTGGACAAGGTGGCCGCCGAAGCCGCGGGCCTGTTCCGCGACTACCGCGGCCGGCGGTATTGGTTCTGCTGCAAGGGATGTGGACCACGTTTTGACCGTGACCCCGACAAGTACGCCAGCGCGGCGTGA
- a CDS encoding heavy metal translocating P-type ATPase: MTDHDEHARATSHTGVHTDHADHGGHGVHDTSVHHDSHADHGGHAGHGADHVAQFRKLFWINLIIAIPVIAFSTMFAMLLGYEVPDIPGGRWIAPLLGTVMYVVGGRPFLTGAVSEIRSRTPGMMLLIGLAITVAFFASWGASLGLLHHELEFWWELALLIVIMLLGHWVEMRSLAQTTSALDSLAALLPDEAEKVDAERIITVSPADLQVGDLVVVRPGGSVPADGRIVDGRADMDESMVTGESRPVVRSVGDAVTAGTVATDSGLRVEITATGDDTALAGIQRLVTEAQNSSSRAQRLADRAAGWLFWFALGTAAITAVAWSIVGDPDASVVRAITVLVIACPHALGLAIPLVVSIATERAARGGVLIKDRLALEGMRTVNAVLFDKTGTLTKGEPTVTAIEASGDLDDNTVLALAAAAEADSEHPLARAIVTAAQERGLSVPRASGFSSSPAVGVTATVEGHEIRVGGPRLLDEIGGQEVHAATSWRDEGAIILHVVRDGTVLGGLRLADEIRPESREAVDALHKLGVEVVMITGDAEAVAQAVGHELGIDRVFAGVRPEDKASKVAALQHEGKKVAMVGDGVNDAPALAQADVGIAIGAGTDVAIASAGVILASSDPRSVLSVIELSRASYRKMKQNLWWGAGYNLIAVPLAAGVLAPIGFVLPMSVGAILMSLSTIVVALNAQLLRRLDLSPEASTRAVLDR, from the coding sequence ATGACTGACCACGACGAGCACGCCAGAGCGACATCGCACACCGGCGTGCACACCGACCATGCCGACCACGGCGGGCATGGCGTTCACGACACCAGCGTCCACCACGACAGCCATGCTGACCACGGAGGCCATGCCGGCCACGGCGCTGATCATGTTGCTCAGTTCAGGAAGCTGTTCTGGATCAACCTGATCATCGCCATCCCGGTTATCGCGTTCTCGACCATGTTCGCCATGCTGCTCGGCTACGAAGTGCCCGACATCCCCGGCGGCCGCTGGATCGCGCCACTGCTCGGTACGGTCATGTACGTCGTCGGCGGTCGCCCCTTCCTCACCGGGGCCGTCAGCGAAATCCGTTCCCGCACACCGGGAATGATGCTGCTTATCGGGCTCGCGATCACCGTCGCCTTCTTCGCCTCCTGGGGTGCGAGCCTGGGTCTGCTCCACCATGAACTGGAGTTCTGGTGGGAACTGGCGCTGCTGATCGTCATCATGCTGCTCGGTCACTGGGTCGAGATGCGCTCCCTGGCTCAGACCACCTCCGCACTGGATTCCCTGGCCGCCCTGCTTCCCGACGAAGCCGAGAAGGTCGACGCCGAGCGCATCATCACCGTCTCACCCGCCGACCTGCAGGTGGGAGATCTGGTGGTCGTGCGGCCCGGTGGCAGCGTCCCTGCTGACGGCAGAATCGTCGACGGGCGCGCGGACATGGACGAGTCGATGGTGACCGGTGAATCGCGGCCGGTCGTCCGCAGCGTCGGAGATGCGGTGACAGCCGGAACCGTGGCCACCGATTCAGGGTTGCGGGTCGAAATCACCGCCACCGGCGACGACACCGCCCTGGCAGGAATCCAGCGCCTGGTCACCGAAGCCCAGAACTCATCCTCGCGAGCCCAGCGCCTCGCCGACCGAGCGGCGGGCTGGCTGTTCTGGTTCGCCTTGGGGACGGCCGCCATCACCGCCGTGGCGTGGTCGATTGTCGGAGACCCTGACGCCTCCGTTGTCCGGGCGATCACCGTGCTCGTCATCGCGTGCCCGCATGCGTTGGGATTGGCGATACCGCTGGTGGTGTCGATCGCGACCGAGCGCGCCGCGCGGGGCGGCGTGCTGATCAAGGATCGCCTCGCCCTCGAAGGCATGCGCACCGTTAACGCCGTGCTCTTCGACAAAACGGGCACCCTGACCAAGGGCGAACCCACCGTGACCGCGATCGAGGCCAGCGGCGACCTCGACGACAACACCGTGCTCGCACTGGCCGCCGCCGCCGAGGCCGACAGTGAACACCCCCTGGCACGGGCCATCGTGACAGCCGCCCAGGAGCGGGGACTCAGTGTGCCGCGTGCCAGCGGCTTCTCATCCTCCCCGGCGGTGGGTGTGACCGCGACGGTGGAGGGCCACGAGATCCGGGTGGGCGGCCCGCGCCTGCTCGACGAGATCGGCGGACAGGAAGTTCACGCGGCGACCTCGTGGCGCGACGAGGGCGCGATCATCCTGCACGTCGTCCGCGACGGCACCGTGCTCGGCGGCCTCCGCCTGGCCGACGAGATTCGCCCCGAGTCCCGCGAAGCGGTCGATGCCTTGCACAAGCTCGGCGTCGAGGTGGTCATGATTACCGGTGACGCTGAAGCGGTCGCGCAGGCGGTAGGTCACGAACTCGGCATAGATCGGGTGTTCGCCGGAGTACGCCCGGAAGACAAGGCGTCGAAAGTTGCTGCGCTGCAACACGAGGGCAAGAAGGTCGCCATGGTGGGCGATGGTGTCAACGATGCCCCCGCGTTGGCGCAAGCCGACGTTGGCATCGCGATCGGCGCCGGCACCGACGTGGCCATCGCCTCTGCCGGCGTGATACTGGCCAGTTCGGACCCGCGCTCGGTGTTGTCGGTGATCGAACTGTCGCGTGCCAGCTACCGAAAGATGAAGCAGAACCTCTGGTGGGGGGCGGGCTACAACCTCATCGCAGTGCCCTTGGCTGCCGGTGTGCTCGCACCGATCGGGTTTGTGCTGCCGATGTCAGTCGGCGCAATCCTGATGTCACTGTCGACGATCGTCGTGGCGCTCAACGCGCAACTGTTGCGCCGCCTCGACCTGAGCCCTGAAGCCAGCACACGCGCAGTCCTGGACCGCTGA